In Thunnus maccoyii chromosome 11, fThuMac1.1, whole genome shotgun sequence, one genomic interval encodes:
- the ppp2r3b gene encoding serine/threonine-protein phosphatase 2A regulatory subunit B'' subunit beta isoform X2: MPSPQVLQPVLKMKVDELFLNWLSDPATQSLLKDYLDLIKSGQHIDLGSGDATEKRSLTFNENNNVASQRNLAEKKPTPFSTPSSPPSTSTLPSGSSSGTRVTGPNGRILRRSVSTKKAQVRTEEPVTTALSESIPKFYFPQGRPQANLNIDSLISKIEKIFSQFPNERATIEDMGQVAKACECPLYWKVPLFCLAGGDRTGFVSVHKFVAMWRKTLQTCHDDASKFVHLLAKPGCNYLEQDDFIPFLQDVVNSHAGLAFLKEAPDFHSRYITTVIQRIFYNVNRSWTGKITCSELRKSNFLQNVALLEQEEDVNQLTEFFSYEHFYVIYCKFWELDTDHDLYIDQKDLARHNDQAISHKMIERIFSGTVTRDRRVYKEGRLSYADFVWFLISEEDKKTDTSLEYWFRCMDLDGDGVLSMYELEYFYEEQCQKLETMAIEPLPFEDCLCQMLDLVKPEVEGKITLRDLKRCKLSHIFFDTFFNIEKYLDHEQKDPFSVIRELEQDGQEVSDWEKYAAEEYDILVAEEAANDHCNDVNTTDF; encoded by the exons ATGCCGTCACCACAAGTCCTCCAACCGGTTCTTAAAATGAAGGTTGACGAGCTCTTTCTCAACTGGTTAAGTGACCCTGCAACCCAGTCACTACTGAAAGATTATCTTGACCTAATCAAAAGTGGACAACACATTGATTTGGGCAGTGGGGATGCCACGGAGAAAAGGTCTTTGACCTTCAATGAGAATAACAACGTGGCATCCCAAAGGAACCTGGCAGAGAAGAAGCCCACTCCCTTCAGTACTCCCTCCAGCCCCCCCTCTACCAGTACCCTGCCCTCTGGTAGTAGCAGTGGTACCAGAGTGACAGGACCCAATGGCAGAATACTACGGAGGTCTGTCAGCACTAAAAAG gCGCAGGTGAGGACCGAGGAGCCCGTCACCACAGCGCTAAGTGAAAGCATTCCAAAGTTCTACTTCCCACAGGGCCGGCCCCAAGCCAACCTCAACATCGACAGCCTCATTTccaaaattgagaaaatattttccCAATTTCCAAATGAAAGGGCCACCATTGAGGACATGGGGCAGGTTGCCAAG GCCTGTGAGTGTCCTCTTTACTGGAAAGTTCCATTGTTCTGCTTGGCTGGAGGTGACAGGACGGGCTTCGTGTCTGTTCACAAATTCGTGGCTATGTGGAGAAA AACTCTGCAGACCTGTCACGATGACGCTTCTAAATTTGTGCACCTCTTGGCCAAGCCTGGCTGTAATTACCTGGAACAAGACGACTTTATTCCATTCCTGCAG GATGTGGTGAACTCTCATGCAGGCCTGGCCTTTCTGAAGGAGGCACCGGACTTTCACTCCAGATACATCACCACG GTGATTCAGAGGATATTTTACAATGTGAACCGGTCATGGACTGGAAAGATAACATGTTCTGAGCTCAGGAAAAGTAACTTTCTTCAG AATGTGGCGTTGCTGGAGCAGGAAGAAGACGTAAACCAGCTGACAGAGTTCTTCTCCTATGAACATTTCTATGTTATCTACTGCAAGTTCTGGGAGCTGGACACTGACCATGACCTCTACATAGACCAGAAGGACCTGGCGCGACACAATGACCAAG CCATCTCCCATAAGATGATTGAGAGAATATTCTCAGGAACAGTAACAAG GGACAGGCGGGTGTACAAGGAGGGGCGGCTGAGTTACGCTGATTTTGTGTGGTTCCTCATCTCTGAGGAGGACAAGAAGACTGACACTAG TTTAGAGTACTGGTTCCGCTGTATGGACCTGGATGGGGACGGTGTGCTCAGCATGTACGAGCTGGAGTACTTCTACGAGGAGCAGTGTCAGAAGCTGGAGACCATGGCGATTGAGCCCCTTCCCTTTGAAGACTGCCTCTGCCAAATGCTTGACCTCGTCAAGCCTGAGGTCGAAG GTAAGATCACTCTGCGGGACCTGAAGAGGTGCAAGTTGTCCCACATCTTCTTCGACACTTTCTTCAACATCGAGAAGTATCTGGACCACGAGCAGAAGGACCCATTCTCTGTTATAAGG GAGCTGGAGCAAGACGGCCAGGAGGTCTCAGACTGGGAGAAATATGCTGCAGAAGAATACGACATCCTGGTGGCTGAGGAGGCTGCAAACGATCACTGCAATGATG
- the ppp2r3b gene encoding serine/threonine-protein phosphatase 2A regulatory subunit B'' subunit beta isoform X1, producing MPSPQVLQPVLKMKVDELFLNWLSDPATQSLLKDYLDLIKSGQHIDLGSGDATEKRSLTFNENNNVASQRNLAEKKPTPFSTPSSPPSTSTLPSGSSSGTRVTGPNGRILRRSVSTKKAQVRTEEPVTTALSESIPKFYFPQGRPQANLNIDSLISKIEKIFSQFPNERATIEDMGQVAKACECPLYWKVPLFCLAGGDRTGFVSVHKFVAMWRKTLQTCHDDASKFVHLLAKPGCNYLEQDDFIPFLQDVVNSHAGLAFLKEAPDFHSRYITTVIQRIFYNVNRSWTGKITCSELRKSNFLQNVALLEQEEDVNQLTEFFSYEHFYVIYCKFWELDTDHDLYIDQKDLARHNDQAISHKMIERIFSGTVTRDRRVYKEGRLSYADFVWFLISEEDKKTDTSLEYWFRCMDLDGDGVLSMYELEYFYEEQCQKLETMAIEPLPFEDCLCQMLDLVKPEVEGKITLRDLKRCKLSHIFFDTFFNIEKYLDHEQKDPFSVIRELEQDGQEVSDWEKYAAEEYDILVAEEAANDHCNDVYDNPLSPLGQHISSDLGLTKRHFFEIPSPHCNLDLDEYEYEDDFD from the exons ATGCCGTCACCACAAGTCCTCCAACCGGTTCTTAAAATGAAGGTTGACGAGCTCTTTCTCAACTGGTTAAGTGACCCTGCAACCCAGTCACTACTGAAAGATTATCTTGACCTAATCAAAAGTGGACAACACATTGATTTGGGCAGTGGGGATGCCACGGAGAAAAGGTCTTTGACCTTCAATGAGAATAACAACGTGGCATCCCAAAGGAACCTGGCAGAGAAGAAGCCCACTCCCTTCAGTACTCCCTCCAGCCCCCCCTCTACCAGTACCCTGCCCTCTGGTAGTAGCAGTGGTACCAGAGTGACAGGACCCAATGGCAGAATACTACGGAGGTCTGTCAGCACTAAAAAG gCGCAGGTGAGGACCGAGGAGCCCGTCACCACAGCGCTAAGTGAAAGCATTCCAAAGTTCTACTTCCCACAGGGCCGGCCCCAAGCCAACCTCAACATCGACAGCCTCATTTccaaaattgagaaaatattttccCAATTTCCAAATGAAAGGGCCACCATTGAGGACATGGGGCAGGTTGCCAAG GCCTGTGAGTGTCCTCTTTACTGGAAAGTTCCATTGTTCTGCTTGGCTGGAGGTGACAGGACGGGCTTCGTGTCTGTTCACAAATTCGTGGCTATGTGGAGAAA AACTCTGCAGACCTGTCACGATGACGCTTCTAAATTTGTGCACCTCTTGGCCAAGCCTGGCTGTAATTACCTGGAACAAGACGACTTTATTCCATTCCTGCAG GATGTGGTGAACTCTCATGCAGGCCTGGCCTTTCTGAAGGAGGCACCGGACTTTCACTCCAGATACATCACCACG GTGATTCAGAGGATATTTTACAATGTGAACCGGTCATGGACTGGAAAGATAACATGTTCTGAGCTCAGGAAAAGTAACTTTCTTCAG AATGTGGCGTTGCTGGAGCAGGAAGAAGACGTAAACCAGCTGACAGAGTTCTTCTCCTATGAACATTTCTATGTTATCTACTGCAAGTTCTGGGAGCTGGACACTGACCATGACCTCTACATAGACCAGAAGGACCTGGCGCGACACAATGACCAAG CCATCTCCCATAAGATGATTGAGAGAATATTCTCAGGAACAGTAACAAG GGACAGGCGGGTGTACAAGGAGGGGCGGCTGAGTTACGCTGATTTTGTGTGGTTCCTCATCTCTGAGGAGGACAAGAAGACTGACACTAG TTTAGAGTACTGGTTCCGCTGTATGGACCTGGATGGGGACGGTGTGCTCAGCATGTACGAGCTGGAGTACTTCTACGAGGAGCAGTGTCAGAAGCTGGAGACCATGGCGATTGAGCCCCTTCCCTTTGAAGACTGCCTCTGCCAAATGCTTGACCTCGTCAAGCCTGAGGTCGAAG GTAAGATCACTCTGCGGGACCTGAAGAGGTGCAAGTTGTCCCACATCTTCTTCGACACTTTCTTCAACATCGAGAAGTATCTGGACCACGAGCAGAAGGACCCATTCTCTGTTATAAGG GAGCTGGAGCAAGACGGCCAGGAGGTCTCAGACTGGGAGAAATATGCTGCAGAAGAATACGACATCCTGGTGGCTGAGGAGGCTGCAAACGATCACTGCAATGATG
- the ppp2r3b gene encoding serine/threonine-protein phosphatase 2A regulatory subunit B'' subunit beta isoform X3: protein MAEYYGGLSALKRMRMRELSLRQDPDLRKELALLARGCDFVLPSRFKKRLRAFQQGQAQVRTEEPVTTALSESIPKFYFPQGRPQANLNIDSLISKIEKIFSQFPNERATIEDMGQVAKACECPLYWKVPLFCLAGGDRTGFVSVHKFVAMWRKTLQTCHDDASKFVHLLAKPGCNYLEQDDFIPFLQDVVNSHAGLAFLKEAPDFHSRYITTVIQRIFYNVNRSWTGKITCSELRKSNFLQNVALLEQEEDVNQLTEFFSYEHFYVIYCKFWELDTDHDLYIDQKDLARHNDQAISHKMIERIFSGTVTRDRRVYKEGRLSYADFVWFLISEEDKKTDTSLEYWFRCMDLDGDGVLSMYELEYFYEEQCQKLETMAIEPLPFEDCLCQMLDLVKPEVEGKITLRDLKRCKLSHIFFDTFFNIEKYLDHEQKDPFSVIRELEQDGQEVSDWEKYAAEEYDILVAEEAANDHCNDVYDNPLSPLGQHISSDLGLTKRHFFEIPSPHCNLDLDEYEYEDDFD, encoded by the exons ATGGCAGAATACTACGGAGGTCTGTCAGCACTAAAAAG gatgaggatgagggAGCTGTCTCTGCGTCAGGACCCTGACCTGAGGAAGGAGTTGGCTCTGCTGGCACGTGGCTGTGACTTTGTTCTGCCCTCTCGATTCAAGAAGAGGCTCAGAGCCTTCCAACAAGGACAG gCGCAGGTGAGGACCGAGGAGCCCGTCACCACAGCGCTAAGTGAAAGCATTCCAAAGTTCTACTTCCCACAGGGCCGGCCCCAAGCCAACCTCAACATCGACAGCCTCATTTccaaaattgagaaaatattttccCAATTTCCAAATGAAAGGGCCACCATTGAGGACATGGGGCAGGTTGCCAAG GCCTGTGAGTGTCCTCTTTACTGGAAAGTTCCATTGTTCTGCTTGGCTGGAGGTGACAGGACGGGCTTCGTGTCTGTTCACAAATTCGTGGCTATGTGGAGAAA AACTCTGCAGACCTGTCACGATGACGCTTCTAAATTTGTGCACCTCTTGGCCAAGCCTGGCTGTAATTACCTGGAACAAGACGACTTTATTCCATTCCTGCAG GATGTGGTGAACTCTCATGCAGGCCTGGCCTTTCTGAAGGAGGCACCGGACTTTCACTCCAGATACATCACCACG GTGATTCAGAGGATATTTTACAATGTGAACCGGTCATGGACTGGAAAGATAACATGTTCTGAGCTCAGGAAAAGTAACTTTCTTCAG AATGTGGCGTTGCTGGAGCAGGAAGAAGACGTAAACCAGCTGACAGAGTTCTTCTCCTATGAACATTTCTATGTTATCTACTGCAAGTTCTGGGAGCTGGACACTGACCATGACCTCTACATAGACCAGAAGGACCTGGCGCGACACAATGACCAAG CCATCTCCCATAAGATGATTGAGAGAATATTCTCAGGAACAGTAACAAG GGACAGGCGGGTGTACAAGGAGGGGCGGCTGAGTTACGCTGATTTTGTGTGGTTCCTCATCTCTGAGGAGGACAAGAAGACTGACACTAG TTTAGAGTACTGGTTCCGCTGTATGGACCTGGATGGGGACGGTGTGCTCAGCATGTACGAGCTGGAGTACTTCTACGAGGAGCAGTGTCAGAAGCTGGAGACCATGGCGATTGAGCCCCTTCCCTTTGAAGACTGCCTCTGCCAAATGCTTGACCTCGTCAAGCCTGAGGTCGAAG GTAAGATCACTCTGCGGGACCTGAAGAGGTGCAAGTTGTCCCACATCTTCTTCGACACTTTCTTCAACATCGAGAAGTATCTGGACCACGAGCAGAAGGACCCATTCTCTGTTATAAGG GAGCTGGAGCAAGACGGCCAGGAGGTCTCAGACTGGGAGAAATATGCTGCAGAAGAATACGACATCCTGGTGGCTGAGGAGGCTGCAAACGATCACTGCAATGATG